A section of the Streptomyces xinghaiensis S187 genome encodes:
- the dusB gene encoding tRNA dihydrouridine synthase DusB produces MTQLQIGPHPVQPPVVLAPMAGITNAPFRTLCREFSGGKGLFVSEMITTRALVERDAKTMRLIHFDGTEKPRSVQLYGVDPATVGKAVRMIADEGLADHIDLNFGCPVPKVTRKGGGSALPYKRPLLRAILREAVAGAGGLPVTMKMRKGIDDDHLTYLDAGRIAAEEGVTAIALHGRTAAQHYGGTADWEAIARLKEAVPEIPVLGNGDIWSAADAVRMVRETGCDGVVVGRGCLGRPWLFGDLVAAFEGRGETAAPSFGEVAAVMRRHAQLLGEWLEDEARGVIDFRKHIAWYTKGFSVGSELRRRLATASSLAELDELLGRLDPDQPWPAHADGPRGRTSGRNRVVLPDGWLADPYDSACVGADAELDTSGG; encoded by the coding sequence ATGACGCAGCTGCAGATCGGCCCGCACCCCGTGCAGCCGCCGGTGGTGCTCGCGCCCATGGCCGGAATCACCAACGCACCGTTCCGCACGCTCTGCCGGGAGTTCTCCGGCGGCAAGGGCCTCTTCGTCAGCGAGATGATCACCACCCGGGCGCTGGTCGAGCGGGACGCCAAGACCATGCGGCTGATCCACTTCGACGGCACCGAGAAGCCCCGGTCCGTCCAGCTCTACGGCGTGGACCCGGCGACCGTCGGCAAGGCCGTCCGCATGATCGCCGACGAGGGCCTGGCCGACCACATCGATCTCAACTTCGGCTGCCCGGTGCCCAAGGTGACCCGCAAGGGCGGCGGGTCGGCGCTGCCGTACAAGCGGCCGCTGCTGCGCGCGATCCTGCGCGAGGCCGTGGCCGGCGCGGGCGGGCTGCCGGTCACCATGAAGATGCGCAAGGGCATCGACGACGACCACCTCACCTACCTCGACGCCGGGCGGATCGCCGCCGAGGAGGGCGTCACCGCGATCGCCCTGCACGGCCGGACGGCGGCCCAGCACTACGGCGGCACCGCCGACTGGGAGGCCATCGCCCGCCTCAAGGAGGCCGTCCCGGAGATCCCGGTGCTCGGCAACGGCGACATCTGGTCCGCCGCCGACGCGGTGCGCATGGTGCGCGAGACCGGCTGCGACGGTGTGGTCGTCGGCCGCGGCTGCCTGGGGCGGCCCTGGCTGTTCGGCGATCTGGTGGCGGCCTTCGAGGGTCGCGGCGAGACCGCGGCGCCGTCCTTCGGGGAGGTCGCCGCGGTGATGCGGCGCCACGCCCAGCTGCTGGGGGAGTGGCTGGAGGACGAGGCGCGCGGCGTCATCGACTTCCGCAAGCACATCGCCTGGTACACCAAGGGCTTCTCGGTCGGCTCCGAGCTGCGCAGGCGGCTGGCGACCGCCTCGTCCCTGGCCGAACTGGACGAGCTGCTGGGCCGCCTGGACCCGGACCAGCCCTGGCCGGCCCACGCGGACGGACCGCGCGGGCGCACCTCGGGGCGGAACCGGGTGGTGCTGCCGGACGGCTGGCTGGCCGATCCGTACGACAGCGCCTGTGTGGGCGCCGACGCGGAGCTGGACACCTCGGGCGGCTGA
- a CDS encoding ABC transporter permease subunit: MTDVLSKRPATGSPEHGGPRPASGRRSFRLPRWNYPAGFASLIWLLVVGVPLYALVTSTLRTRDDYLDSGALSVPGDPTLDNYRKVFESDFLTYLANTAIVTVATAAIVVVLAVTIGYTVVRTRSRMSNRIFQVFLLGLAIPAQAVIIPVYLIITKMHLYDSLLAIILPTAAFTLPVSVVILAGTMRDIDEEMYESMALDGANSLRILRQLVVPLSRSGISTVIVYASLQAWNNFLFPLILTQSPETRVLTLGLYDFVGQFRVDIPALLAAVVLSIVPIFVVYLFARRQLVSGLMGVGGK; this comes from the coding sequence GTGACCGACGTGCTGTCCAAGCGCCCCGCCACCGGCTCACCGGAGCACGGCGGCCCCCGGCCCGCGTCCGGACGGCGGTCCTTCCGGCTGCCGCGCTGGAACTACCCGGCCGGTTTCGCCTCCCTGATCTGGCTGCTCGTCGTCGGCGTCCCGCTCTACGCCCTGGTGACCTCCACCCTGCGGACCCGGGACGACTATCTCGACAGCGGAGCGCTGTCGGTGCCGGGCGACCCGACCCTGGACAACTACCGCAAGGTCTTCGAGAGCGACTTCCTGACCTACCTCGCCAACACGGCCATCGTCACCGTGGCGACCGCGGCCATCGTGGTGGTGCTCGCCGTGACGATCGGATACACGGTCGTCCGCACCCGCAGCCGGATGTCCAACCGGATCTTCCAGGTCTTCCTGCTGGGTCTGGCCATCCCCGCGCAGGCCGTGATCATCCCGGTCTATCTGATCATCACCAAGATGCATCTCTACGACTCGCTGCTCGCGATCATCCTCCCGACCGCGGCCTTCACCCTGCCGGTCAGCGTCGTGATCCTGGCGGGCACCATGCGCGACATCGACGAGGAGATGTACGAGTCGATGGCCCTGGACGGGGCCAATTCGCTGCGCATCCTGCGGCAGCTCGTCGTACCGCTCAGCCGGTCCGGCATCTCGACGGTGATCGTCTACGCCTCGCTCCAGGCGTGGAACAACTTCCTGTTCCCCCTGATCCTCACCCAGTCCCCGGAGACCCGGGTGCTGACCCTCGGCCTCTACGACTTCGTCGGCCAGTTCCGGGTGGACATCCCGGCGCTGCTCGCGGCCGTCGTGCTGTCGATCGTGCCCATCTTCGTCGTCTATCTCTTCGCCCGCCGTCAGCTGGTCAGCGGCCTGATGGGCGTCGGCGGCAAGTAG
- a CDS encoding oxidoreductase — MRRWSVSDIPDQSGRTAVVTGANSGLGLVTARELARHGAEVVLACRDETRGRAAAARIAEEVPGARVRLARLDLADLASVREFAGAFLGDGGSGGPGSGGPGSRGTARLDLLINNAGVMALPYRRTADGFETQFGVNHLGHFALTGLLLPALLATPGARVVTVSSAMHLLPGAGDPGDPSGEEPYRRWMAYARSKSANLLFTHELSRRLRRAGSDVVAAAAHPGYAATNLQTAGPRMEGRRGTERLMGLGGRLLAQPAAAGALPSLYAATAPDVRPDGFYGPGRTMPPRGGPAPARRAARTLDDAASERLWQRSEELTGVRYAALDVPPAV; from the coding sequence GTGCGGCGCTGGAGCGTGAGCGACATCCCCGACCAGAGCGGCCGCACGGCCGTGGTGACCGGCGCCAACAGCGGCCTCGGCCTCGTCACGGCCCGCGAACTCGCCCGGCACGGCGCGGAGGTGGTGCTCGCCTGCCGGGACGAGACGCGCGGCCGGGCCGCCGCGGCCCGGATCGCGGAGGAGGTTCCGGGCGCGCGGGTCCGGCTCGCCCGGCTCGACCTGGCGGACCTTGCCTCCGTGCGGGAGTTCGCCGGTGCCTTCCTCGGGGACGGCGGAAGCGGCGGGCCCGGGTCCGGCGGACCGGGGTCCCGCGGTACCGCCCGGCTGGACCTGCTGATCAACAACGCCGGTGTCATGGCGCTGCCGTACCGGCGCACGGCCGACGGCTTCGAAACCCAGTTCGGGGTCAATCACCTCGGTCACTTCGCCCTCACCGGCCTGCTGCTGCCGGCCCTGCTCGCGACGCCGGGCGCACGGGTGGTCACCGTCTCCAGCGCGATGCACCTGCTGCCCGGCGCGGGCGATCCCGGCGATCCGTCCGGCGAGGAGCCGTACCGCAGGTGGATGGCCTACGCCCGTTCCAAGAGCGCCAATCTGCTCTTCACCCATGAGCTGTCCCGCCGGCTGCGGCGGGCGGGCTCGGACGTGGTGGCCGCCGCGGCCCACCCCGGCTACGCCGCCACCAATCTGCAGACGGCGGGACCGCGGATGGAGGGACGCCGCGGGACCGAGCGCCTGATGGGACTCGGCGGCCGGCTGCTGGCCCAGCCGGCCGCGGCCGGCGCGCTGCCGTCGCTGTACGCGGCCACCGCGCCGGACGTCCGTCCGGACGGCTTCTACGGGCCCGGCCGCACGATGCCGCCCCGGGGCGGACCGGCGCCCGCGCGGCGCGCGGCGCGGACGCTGGACGACGCGGCGTCCGAACGCCTGTGGCAGCGCTCGGAGGAGCTCACCGGCGTCCGCTACGCGGCCCTGGACGTGCCTCCGGCGGTGTAG
- the ppdK gene encoding pyruvate, phosphate dikinase codes for MSETTNPHVAAAEQRKFVYDFTEGNKDLKDLLGGKGANLAEMTNLGLPVPPGFTITTEACKVYLETGAEPPALRDEVSAHLAALEATMGKKLGQADDPLLVSVRSGAKFSMPGMMDTVLNIGLSDASVAGLAEQSGDERFAWDSYRRLIQMFGKTVLGVDGDLFEEAIEEAKRAKGVTVDIDLDAGDLRRIVERFKGIVREETGRSFPQDPREQMDLAVCAVFDSWNTDRAKLYRRQERIPGDLGTAVNVCSMVFGNLGPDSGTGVAFTRDPASGQQGVYGDYLQNAQGEDVVAGIRNTVPLADLEQLDKKSYDQLMEIMETLETHYKDLCDIEFTIERGQLWMLQTRVGKRTAGAAFRIATQLVDQGLIDEAEALQRVNGAQLAQLMFPRFDETAASEQLGRGIAASPGAAVGKAVFDSYTAVKWSRSGEKVILIRRETNPDDLNGMIAAEGILTSRGGKTSHAAVVARGMGKTCVCGAEELEVDTKKRCLTATSPDGKGRVVVEEGDVISIDGSNGRVYLGEVPVVPSPVVEYFEGRMHAGAEDADDLVKAVHRIMAYADRVRRLRVRANADNAEDAARARRFGAQGIGLCRTEHMFLGERRELVERLILADTDEERDASLNALLPLQKADFVELFEAMDGLPVTVRLLDPPLHEFLPDITELSVRVALAEARKDSNENDLRLLQAVHKLHEQNPMLGLRGVRLGLVIPGLFAMQVRAIAEAAAERRTANGDPRAEIMIPLVGTVQELEFVREEAERVIAEVEAAAGADLKLTIGTMIELPRAALTAGQIAEAAEFFSFGTNDLTQTVWGFSRDDVEASFFTAYLEKGIFGVSPFETIDRDGVGSLVRNAVEAGRATRPDIKLGVCGEHGGDPESVHFFHEVGLDYVSCSPFRIPVARLEAGRAAAESLGSDSR; via the coding sequence GTGTCGGAAACCACGAACCCCCATGTAGCCGCAGCCGAGCAGCGGAAGTTCGTTTACGACTTCACCGAGGGCAACAAGGATCTCAAGGATCTGCTGGGCGGCAAGGGCGCCAACCTGGCCGAGATGACGAACCTCGGTCTCCCCGTGCCACCGGGGTTCACCATCACCACCGAGGCGTGCAAGGTCTACCTGGAGACCGGCGCCGAGCCCCCCGCCCTGCGCGACGAGGTGAGTGCGCACCTCGCCGCCCTCGAGGCGACGATGGGCAAGAAGCTCGGCCAGGCCGACGATCCGCTGCTGGTCTCCGTCCGCTCCGGCGCCAAGTTCTCCATGCCCGGGATGATGGACACCGTCCTCAACATCGGCCTCTCCGACGCCTCCGTCGCGGGCCTCGCGGAGCAGTCCGGCGACGAGCGCTTCGCCTGGGACTCGTACCGCCGGCTCATCCAGATGTTCGGCAAGACCGTGCTCGGCGTCGACGGCGACCTCTTCGAGGAGGCCATCGAGGAGGCCAAGCGGGCCAAGGGCGTCACCGTCGACATCGACCTTGACGCCGGCGACCTGCGGCGGATCGTCGAGCGCTTCAAGGGCATCGTGCGGGAGGAGACCGGCCGCTCCTTCCCGCAGGACCCGCGCGAGCAGATGGACCTGGCCGTGTGCGCGGTCTTCGACTCGTGGAACACCGACCGGGCCAAGCTGTACCGCCGCCAGGAGCGCATCCCCGGCGACCTCGGCACTGCCGTCAACGTCTGCTCCATGGTCTTCGGCAACCTCGGGCCGGACTCCGGCACCGGCGTCGCCTTCACCCGCGACCCCGCCAGCGGCCAGCAGGGCGTCTATGGCGACTACCTGCAGAACGCGCAGGGCGAGGACGTCGTCGCCGGTATCCGCAACACCGTGCCGCTCGCCGATCTCGAACAGCTGGACAAGAAGTCCTACGACCAGCTGATGGAGATCATGGAGACGCTCGAAACGCACTACAAGGACCTGTGCGACATCGAGTTCACCATCGAGCGCGGCCAGCTGTGGATGCTGCAGACCCGGGTCGGCAAGCGCACCGCCGGTGCCGCCTTCCGGATCGCCACCCAGCTCGTCGACCAGGGGCTGATCGACGAGGCGGAGGCGCTGCAGCGCGTCAACGGCGCCCAGCTCGCACAGCTGATGTTCCCCCGCTTCGACGAGACCGCCGCCTCCGAGCAGCTCGGCCGCGGCATCGCCGCCTCGCCCGGCGCCGCCGTCGGCAAGGCCGTCTTCGACTCGTACACCGCGGTCAAGTGGTCCCGTTCGGGCGAGAAGGTCATCCTCATCCGCCGTGAGACCAACCCGGACGACCTCAACGGCATGATCGCCGCCGAGGGCATCCTGACCTCCCGCGGCGGCAAGACCTCGCACGCAGCCGTCGTCGCCCGCGGTATGGGCAAGACCTGTGTCTGCGGCGCCGAGGAGCTGGAGGTCGACACCAAGAAGCGCTGCCTGACCGCGACGTCGCCGGACGGCAAGGGCCGGGTCGTCGTCGAGGAGGGCGACGTCATCTCCATCGACGGCTCCAACGGCAGGGTGTACCTCGGTGAGGTCCCGGTCGTGCCGTCGCCGGTCGTCGAGTACTTCGAGGGCCGGATGCACGCGGGCGCGGAGGACGCCGACGACCTGGTCAAGGCGGTGCACCGGATCATGGCCTACGCCGACCGCGTCCGCCGGCTGCGGGTGCGCGCCAACGCCGACAACGCCGAGGACGCCGCCCGCGCCCGCCGCTTCGGCGCCCAGGGCATCGGCCTGTGCCGCACCGAGCACATGTTCCTCGGCGAGCGGCGCGAGCTGGTCGAGCGGCTGATCCTCGCCGACACGGACGAGGAGCGCGATGCGTCGCTGAACGCGCTGCTGCCGCTCCAGAAGGCCGACTTCGTCGAACTGTTCGAGGCCATGGACGGGCTGCCCGTCACCGTACGGCTGCTCGACCCGCCGCTGCACGAGTTCCTGCCCGACATCACCGAACTGTCGGTGCGCGTCGCCCTCGCGGAGGCCCGCAAGGACTCCAACGAGAACGACCTCCGGCTGCTCCAGGCCGTCCACAAGCTGCACGAGCAGAACCCGATGCTGGGTCTGCGCGGTGTACGCCTCGGGCTCGTCATCCCGGGCCTCTTCGCCATGCAGGTGCGGGCGATCGCGGAGGCCGCGGCGGAGCGCCGGACGGCCAACGGCGACCCGCGCGCCGAGATCATGATCCCGCTGGTGGGCACCGTCCAGGAGCTGGAGTTCGTCCGCGAGGAGGCCGAGCGGGTCATCGCCGAGGTGGAGGCCGCCGCCGGCGCCGACCTCAAGCTGACCATCGGCACCATGATCGAGCTGCCCCGGGCCGCGCTGACCGCCGGACAGATCGCCGAGGCCGCGGAGTTCTTCTCCTTCGGCACCAACGACCTCACCCAGACGGTGTGGGGCTTCTCGCGCGACGACGTGGAGGCCAGCTTCTTCACCGCCTACCTGGAGAAGGGCATCTTCGGCGTCAGCCCGTTCGAGACCATCGACCGCGACGGCGTCGGCTCGCTGGTGCGGAACGCGGTGGAGGCCGGGCGGGCCACCCGTCCCGACATCAAGCTCGGCGTCTGCGGTGAGCACGGCGGCGACCCGGAGTCCGTCCACTTCTTCCACGAGGTGGGCCTGGACTACGTCTCCTGCTCGCCGTTCCGCATCCCCGTCGCCCGCCTGGAGGCGGGCCGCGCGGCGGCGGAGAGCCTGGGCAGCGACAGCCGCTGA
- a CDS encoding MGH1-like glycoside hydrolase domain-containing protein, producing the protein MPRPGSGALRRGAERVLADNWTGTSTVPSRGLYPHQWSWDSAFIAIGLRHLAPGRARRELSTLLDAQWEDGRVPHIVFNPEVPAGAYFPGPEFWRSSRAGSGAGAPARTETSGLVQPPVHALAAWLVHEADPESSAREGFLARLYPRLAAWHRYLAERRDLRGHGLVSIVHPWESGMDNSPCWDAPLERVEPACRSTFRRADLDHCDLADRPTDLDYGRYVRLAADYRDHGYRDGAPHSFAVEDVGLNALLVTAEHALARIATDIGADPAEHRARAERLTRSLVEHLWDREAEIFRGHDVVGGEPLYGLSAAGLLPLAVPGLPDEVVAGLLATATGPHFGLGRTVRLVPSYDLRGAAFDPSRYWRGPAWFNINWLLERGLRQYGAVERADELRAATLAAADASGFAEYVDPHSGLARGSRDFGWTAALALDLLTAAGRTGDGEPVTAPRAARSPVVAAAEAAVLGPEDGEPEPAPGERERVPVRVSLVRRAAPRREA; encoded by the coding sequence ATGCCCCGGCCCGGCTCCGGCGCACTGCGCCGGGGTGCCGAGCGCGTGCTGGCGGACAACTGGACCGGCACCTCGACCGTCCCCTCCCGCGGCCTCTATCCGCACCAGTGGAGCTGGGACTCGGCGTTCATCGCCATCGGCCTGCGCCACCTCGCCCCCGGCCGCGCCCGGCGCGAGCTGTCCACACTGCTCGACGCGCAGTGGGAGGACGGCCGCGTCCCGCACATCGTCTTCAACCCGGAGGTGCCGGCCGGGGCCTACTTCCCCGGACCCGAGTTCTGGCGCTCCTCACGGGCCGGTTCCGGCGCCGGGGCCCCCGCCCGCACCGAGACCTCCGGCCTCGTCCAGCCACCGGTCCACGCGCTGGCCGCCTGGCTGGTCCACGAGGCCGACCCGGAGTCCTCCGCCCGCGAGGGCTTCCTGGCCCGGCTCTACCCGCGGCTGGCCGCCTGGCACCGCTATCTGGCGGAGCGCCGCGACCTCCGGGGCCACGGGCTCGTCTCCATCGTCCATCCCTGGGAGTCGGGGATGGACAACAGCCCCTGCTGGGACGCGCCGCTGGAGCGCGTCGAACCCGCCTGCCGCAGCACCTTCCGCCGCGCGGACCTCGACCACTGCGATCTCGCCGACCGGCCCACCGACCTCGACTACGGCCGCTACGTCCGGCTCGCCGCCGACTACCGCGACCACGGCTACCGCGACGGCGCGCCGCACTCCTTCGCGGTCGAGGACGTGGGACTCAACGCGCTCCTCGTCACCGCCGAGCACGCCCTCGCCCGGATCGCCACGGACATCGGCGCCGACCCCGCGGAGCACCGGGCCCGGGCCGAACGCCTCACCCGCTCCCTGGTCGAACACCTGTGGGACCGGGAGGCGGAGATCTTCCGGGGCCACGACGTGGTGGGCGGCGAACCGCTCTACGGGCTCAGCGCCGCCGGGCTGCTGCCGCTCGCCGTGCCCGGGCTGCCCGACGAGGTCGTCGCCGGGCTGCTGGCCACCGCCACCGGCCCGCACTTCGGCCTCGGCCGCACGGTACGCCTGGTACCCAGCTACGACCTGCGCGGAGCGGCCTTCGACCCGTCCCGCTACTGGCGCGGCCCGGCCTGGTTCAACATCAACTGGCTGCTGGAGCGCGGGCTGCGGCAGTACGGCGCCGTGGAGCGGGCCGACGAACTGCGCGCCGCGACACTGGCCGCGGCCGACGCCTCGGGCTTCGCCGAGTACGTCGACCCGCACAGCGGACTGGCACGCGGCAGCCGGGACTTCGGCTGGACGGCCGCGCTCGCCCTCGACCTGCTGACGGCGGCCGGCCGCACCGGGGACGGGGAGCCGGTCACGGCACCGCGCGCGGCGCGGTCCCCGGTGGTCGCCGCGGCCGAGGCCGCGGTGCTGGGCCCGGAGGACGGCGAGCCGGAGCCCGCACCCGGGGAGCGCGAGCGGGTACCGGTCCGCGTCAGCCTGGTGCGGCGAGCGGCACCGCGGCGCGAGGCATAG
- a CDS encoding glycine--tRNA ligase, translating into MAADKIDTIVSLSKRRGFVYPCSEIYGGQRAAWDYGPLGVELKENIKRQWWRSMVTAREDVVGLDSSVILAPEVWEASGHVATFSDPLTECTSCHKRFRADHLEEAYEAKHGRMPANGLADLNCPHCGNKGGFTEPKQFSGLLSTHLGPAQDSASVAYLRPETAQGIFTNFAAVQQTSRKKPPFGIAQMGKSFRNEITPGNFIFRTREFEQMEMEFFVKPGEDEKWHIYWMEERWNWYRDLGIQEENIRWYEHPAEKLSHYSKRTADIEYRFNFGGSEFSELEGVANRTDFDLGAHSKASGHDLSYFDQEAGERWTPYVIEPAAGVNRAMLAFMLDAYVEDEAPNAKGKMERRAVLRLDPRLAPVKAAVLPLSRNPELSPKAKGLAADLRKNWNIEFDDAGAIGRRYRRQDEIGTPFCVTVDFDTLDDNAVTVRERDTMKQERVSLDQIQGYLASRLLGC; encoded by the coding sequence GTGGCCGCCGACAAGATCGACACCATCGTCAGCCTCAGCAAGCGCCGTGGCTTCGTCTACCCGTGCAGTGAGATCTACGGCGGTCAGCGAGCCGCCTGGGACTACGGGCCGCTGGGTGTGGAGCTCAAGGAGAACATCAAGCGCCAGTGGTGGCGCTCCATGGTCACCGCGCGTGAGGACGTGGTCGGTCTCGACTCGTCGGTGATCCTCGCCCCCGAGGTCTGGGAGGCCTCCGGCCACGTCGCCACCTTCAGCGACCCGCTCACCGAGTGCACCTCCTGCCACAAGCGGTTCCGCGCCGACCACCTGGAAGAGGCCTACGAGGCCAAGCACGGCCGCATGCCGGCGAACGGCCTCGCCGACCTCAACTGCCCGCACTGCGGCAACAAGGGCGGCTTCACCGAGCCCAAGCAGTTCTCCGGGCTGCTCTCCACCCACCTCGGCCCGGCCCAGGACTCCGCCTCCGTCGCCTACCTCCGGCCCGAGACGGCCCAGGGCATCTTCACCAACTTCGCCGCGGTGCAGCAGACCTCGCGGAAGAAGCCGCCGTTCGGCATCGCCCAGATGGGCAAGTCCTTCCGGAACGAGATCACGCCCGGCAACTTCATCTTCCGGACCCGCGAGTTCGAGCAGATGGAGATGGAGTTCTTCGTCAAGCCCGGCGAGGACGAGAAGTGGCACATCTACTGGATGGAGGAGCGCTGGAACTGGTACCGCGACCTCGGCATCCAGGAGGAGAACATCCGCTGGTACGAGCACCCGGCGGAGAAGCTCTCCCACTACTCCAAGCGCACCGCCGACATCGAGTACCGCTTCAACTTCGGCGGCAGCGAGTTCTCCGAGCTGGAGGGCGTGGCCAACCGCACCGACTTCGACCTCGGCGCCCACTCCAAGGCCTCCGGCCACGACCTGTCGTACTTCGACCAGGAGGCCGGTGAGCGCTGGACCCCGTACGTCATCGAGCCGGCGGCCGGCGTCAACCGCGCCATGCTCGCCTTCATGCTCGACGCCTACGTCGAGGACGAGGCGCCCAACGCCAAGGGCAAGATGGAGCGGCGCGCCGTGCTCCGCCTCGACCCGCGCCTCGCGCCGGTGAAGGCCGCCGTCCTGCCGCTCTCCCGGAACCCGGAGCTGTCGCCGAAGGCCAAGGGCCTCGCCGCCGATCTCCGGAAGAACTGGAACATCGAGTTCGACGACGCTGGGGCCATCGGCCGCCGCTACCGCCGCCAGGACGAGATCGGCACCCCGTTCTGCGTCACCGTCGACTTCGACACCCTCGACGACAACGCGGTGACCGTCCGCGAGCGCGACACCATGAAGCAGGAGCGCGTCTCCCTGGACCAGATCCAGGGCTACCTGGCCTCCCGCCTCCTGGGCTGCTGA
- a CDS encoding ArsR/SmtB family transcription factor, with translation MLRIHFTGRDLGRIRIAARPDALWETVLSFHRLRDKRSAAVFGEWRRETRARLNGEGRLLASLVPVRGYFPDFLTPPEGICGMEPAMEALRETPEERLRRDLGLLAAGGHGPHGPAPRHEGLAAGRPRALGDLIAALRGYHRAAIAPYWPHIRAQIEADRAARGRALLDGGADRLLASLPPAMRWRPPVLEADYPVDRDLRLDGRGLLLLPSFFCRVTPVAFHDPELAPVLVYPVQHSGESAAPAPLRPCAAGVGSLGKLVGQTRSAVLRTIEGGCTTGELARRVGVSPASASQHASVLRDAGLVVTLRHGSAVLHTLTPLGAALLHGGAEVPPPAAAAGLRAAATSGTGR, from the coding sequence GTGCTACGCATCCATTTCACCGGACGCGACCTCGGGCGCATACGCATAGCCGCGCGCCCGGACGCCTTGTGGGAAACGGTCCTGAGTTTCCACCGGCTGCGCGACAAACGCTCGGCGGCGGTCTTCGGAGAATGGCGGAGGGAGACCCGGGCGCGCTTGAACGGTGAAGGACGGCTGCTCGCCTCCCTGGTGCCCGTGCGCGGCTATTTTCCCGACTTCCTGACACCACCCGAGGGTATTTGCGGGATGGAGCCCGCCATGGAGGCGCTCCGCGAGACCCCCGAGGAGCGCCTCCGCCGGGACCTCGGGCTGCTCGCCGCCGGCGGTCACGGCCCGCACGGGCCCGCGCCGCGGCACGAGGGACTGGCCGCCGGGCGGCCCCGGGCCCTGGGCGATCTCATCGCGGCGCTCCGCGGCTACCACCGGGCCGCCATCGCCCCGTACTGGCCGCACATCCGTGCGCAGATCGAGGCCGACCGGGCCGCCCGCGGCCGGGCGCTGCTCGACGGCGGCGCCGACCGGCTGCTGGCCTCGCTGCCCCCGGCGATGCGCTGGCGTCCGCCGGTGCTGGAGGCCGACTACCCGGTGGACCGGGACCTCCGGCTGGACGGCCGGGGCCTGCTCCTCCTGCCGTCGTTCTTCTGCCGGGTCACCCCGGTCGCCTTCCACGACCCGGAGCTGGCCCCGGTGCTCGTCTATCCGGTGCAGCACTCCGGGGAGAGCGCCGCCCCGGCACCGCTGCGGCCCTGCGCGGCCGGGGTCGGCTCGCTGGGCAAGCTGGTCGGCCAGACCCGGTCCGCCGTGCTGCGCACCATCGAGGGCGGGTGCACCACCGGCGAGCTGGCCCGCCGGGTCGGTGTCTCCCCGGCCTCCGCCAGCCAGCACGCCAGTGTGCTGCGCGACGCCGGGCTGGTGGTGACCCTGCGGCACGGCAGCGCCGTGCTGCACACCCTGACGCCGCTCGGCGCCGCCCTCCTCCACGGCGGCGCCGAGGTGCCCCCGCCCGCGGCGGCCGCGGGCCTCCGGGCCGCCGCTACGAGCGGAACGGGCCGGTGA
- a CDS encoding alkaline phosphatase PhoX — translation MERRTFLRTTVIGGSAAAFGGSLWRGAAYAAPAQPGSGPYGALRAADANGIRLPAGFSSRVIARSGRKVSGTSYTWHNAPDGGACYADGSGWIYVSNSEINPSGGSGAVRFSSSGSITGAYRILSGTRQNCAGGKTPWNTWLSCEEVDRGYVYETDPWGVEQAVRRDAMGRFKHEAAAADPVRKVVYLTEDVSDSCFYRFRPTTWGDLSSGTLEVLRMGPGTSGPVTWATVPDPGGASAATRNQVSGAKRFNGGEGCHYADGTCWFTTKGDNRVWQYDAAAETIELAYDDSLVSGGAPLTGVDNVTRTASGDLYVAEDGGNMEICVITPDNVVAPFLRVDGQSSSEITGPAFSPDGSRLYFSSQRGTSGRSSGGITYEITGPFRS, via the coding sequence GTGGAACGTCGTACCTTCCTGCGCACCACCGTCATCGGCGGTTCCGCCGCGGCCTTCGGCGGCAGTCTCTGGCGCGGCGCCGCGTACGCGGCGCCCGCCCAGCCCGGCAGCGGTCCCTACGGGGCCCTGCGGGCGGCGGACGCCAACGGCATCCGGCTGCCGGCCGGTTTCAGCAGCAGAGTGATCGCCCGGTCCGGCCGCAAGGTCTCCGGCACCTCGTACACCTGGCACAACGCACCCGACGGCGGCGCCTGTTACGCCGACGGCAGCGGGTGGATCTACGTCTCCAACTCCGAGATCAACCCCTCGGGCGGCTCGGGCGCGGTGCGCTTCTCCTCGTCCGGCTCGATCACCGGCGCGTACCGCATCCTCTCCGGCACCCGGCAGAACTGCGCGGGCGGCAAGACCCCCTGGAACACCTGGCTCTCCTGCGAGGAGGTCGACCGGGGCTACGTCTACGAGACCGACCCGTGGGGGGTGGAGCAGGCCGTCCGCCGGGACGCCATGGGCCGCTTCAAGCACGAGGCCGCGGCGGCCGACCCGGTGCGCAAGGTCGTCTACCTCACCGAGGACGTCTCCGACAGCTGCTTCTACCGCTTCCGGCCCACCACGTGGGGCGACCTCTCCTCCGGCACGCTGGAGGTGCTGAGGATGGGGCCGGGCACCTCCGGCCCCGTCACCTGGGCCACCGTGCCCGACCCGGGCGGCGCCTCGGCCGCCACCCGCAACCAGGTCTCCGGCGCCAAGCGCTTCAACGGCGGCGAGGGCTGTCACTACGCCGACGGCACCTGCTGGTTCACCACCAAGGGCGACAACCGCGTCTGGCAGTACGACGCGGCCGCCGAGACCATCGAACTGGCCTACGACGACTCGCTGGTGAGCGGCGGCGCACCGCTCACCGGCGTCGACAACGTCACCCGCACCGCCTCCGGCGACCTCTACGTCGCCGAGGACGGCGGCAACATGGAGATCTGCGTCATCACCCCGGACAACGTGGTGGCGCCCTTCCTGCGCGTCGACGGCCAGTCCTCGTCCGAGATCACCGGACCGGCCTTCTCCCCCGACGGCAGCCGGCTCTACTTCTCCAGCCAGCGCGGCACCAGCGGCCGTTCCTCCGGCGGCATCACCTACGAGATCACCGGCCCGTTCCGCTCGTAG